One Corynebacterium yudongzhengii DNA window includes the following coding sequences:
- a CDS encoding thiamine-phosphate kinase, translating to MNPSSHLEVTVGEIGEKAVIAEIVGAAPSTRNGDDAAVLSHASPNSRTVATTDMLIEGRHFRRDWSTPEEVGKKAITANFADIEAMGARPISALLALAAPPDLPVEFLRRLAMGIDESVSEFAAELVGGDVTQSERLVVSVAAIGELGGNRPALTLDRARAGQKVVANGLIGHSAAGYALLERFGRAGVPEHLDPLVEAHCAPTLSAGRGVVARSAGVTSMTDNSDGLVVDLGAIARASQVGIDLEKDAIAPGPLLIEAGELLDVDPWSWVLSGGEDHTLLATTSGPAPSGFRTIGKVTRSREVTVAGEKPAHVTGWESF from the coding sequence GTGAATCCGTCCTCGCACTTAGAGGTGACCGTCGGCGAAATCGGCGAGAAAGCCGTCATCGCCGAAATCGTCGGCGCCGCGCCGAGTACCCGCAACGGCGACGACGCCGCCGTTTTATCGCATGCCTCCCCGAACTCGCGCACCGTGGCGACGACGGACATGCTCATCGAAGGCCGGCACTTCCGGCGGGATTGGTCGACGCCGGAGGAGGTCGGCAAGAAGGCGATCACCGCGAACTTCGCCGATATCGAGGCCATGGGCGCGCGCCCCATCTCCGCGCTTCTCGCCCTGGCCGCCCCGCCCGATCTGCCAGTGGAGTTCCTCCGCCGCCTGGCGATGGGCATCGACGAGTCCGTCAGCGAGTTCGCCGCGGAGCTCGTCGGCGGGGATGTCACCCAGAGCGAGCGGCTGGTCGTCTCCGTCGCGGCGATCGGCGAGCTCGGCGGCAACCGCCCGGCGCTTACCCTGGATCGGGCGCGGGCGGGCCAGAAGGTCGTCGCCAATGGGCTCATCGGGCATTCGGCCGCCGGCTACGCCCTGCTCGAGCGCTTCGGGCGCGCGGGCGTGCCGGAGCATCTGGATCCCCTCGTTGAGGCGCACTGCGCACCGACGCTGTCGGCCGGGCGCGGGGTGGTGGCCCGTTCGGCCGGGGTGACCTCGATGACGGATAACTCGGACGGGCTCGTTGTCGACCTCGGCGCCATCGCCCGGGCCTCCCAGGTGGGCATCGACCTCGAGAAAGACGCCATCGCCCCCGGCCCGCTGCTCATCGAGGCCGGCGAGCTCCTCGATGTCGACCCCTGGTCGTGGGTGCTCAGCGGCGGCGAGGACCACACTCTTTTGGCCACCACCAGCGGGCCGGCGCCATCGGGGTTTCGTACCATCGGAAAGGTCACCAGATCGCGGGAGGTCACCGTCGCCGGCGAGAAACCCGCGCACGTCACAGGGTGGGAGAGTTTCTAG
- a CDS encoding ATP-dependent DNA helicase RecG: MLGYSDDRALKAVLPAKEARAIKRAFGYTTCQELLEHYPRRYRRHGDLTGLDGADSGEVVTFVGTVVNVHPPIRKSAKKFINRFDIVDDSGMSVPASFFNSHYAARALKPDTVAIFSGKITYFRGLPQLQHPDFFVLDASGKGQGTGSLKALADYGALSDLLGAQDYMPVYPATKNFSTWRIMGAIWEILDTLAEIPEPLDQPPRDMPGFDAALRGIHRPPEAGPAASISRMKYNEALGLALVMALRRHDHWERRAPVLAEKPDGHRQHLMDSLPFPLTDGQQQVLAEIDRDLAEAHPMSRLLQGEVGSGKTIVALLAMLRAVDNGHQCAMLVPTEVLAVQHARSLTTTIAAAGVSATVVALTGSMTTARKRQVLLDIVSGQVDIVVGTHALIQDTVDFFDLGMVVVDEQHRFGVEQRDQLRDKGANGLTPHLLVMTATPIPRTIAMTVFGDLEVSTLKQLPGGRRPIQSAIVPEARPAWVERAWERIAEEIAAGRQAYVVCPRIEGDGGVEEVFAYLSTERFPDLSVGLLHGRLPGEEKDRVMDDFARGGVDILVSTTVIEVGVDVPNATVMYIREAENFGVSQLHQLRGRVGRGGHASLCLLHTLADEGSPALERVAAVAATSDGFELANLDLAQRQEGDVLGVSQSGTRRSVKLLNLLDDYALIERANADAAELVQRDRELAIHLVSDITQDARAFLDKS, translated from the coding sequence GTGCTGGGCTACAGCGACGACCGTGCCCTTAAGGCAGTCCTGCCCGCCAAGGAGGCGCGGGCGATCAAGCGCGCCTTCGGCTACACCACCTGCCAGGAGCTTTTAGAGCACTACCCGCGCCGCTATCGTCGTCACGGGGACCTCACCGGGCTCGACGGGGCGGACAGCGGGGAGGTAGTCACGTTCGTCGGCACCGTCGTCAACGTGCATCCGCCGATAAGGAAATCCGCGAAGAAGTTCATCAACCGCTTCGACATCGTCGACGACTCCGGCATGAGCGTGCCGGCGTCTTTCTTCAACTCGCACTACGCCGCGCGCGCCTTAAAACCCGACACGGTGGCGATCTTCAGCGGCAAAATCACCTACTTCCGGGGCCTGCCGCAGCTGCAGCACCCGGACTTCTTCGTCCTCGATGCCTCCGGCAAAGGCCAGGGAACCGGCTCGCTCAAAGCGCTGGCCGACTACGGCGCGCTCAGCGACCTCCTCGGCGCCCAGGACTACATGCCCGTCTACCCGGCGACCAAGAACTTCAGCACCTGGCGGATCATGGGCGCTATCTGGGAGATCCTCGACACCCTCGCCGAGATCCCGGAGCCGCTGGATCAGCCACCGCGCGACATGCCGGGTTTCGACGCCGCCCTCCGCGGCATCCACCGCCCGCCCGAGGCGGGGCCGGCGGCGTCGATAAGCCGCATGAAATACAACGAGGCCCTCGGCCTGGCGCTGGTGATGGCGCTGCGCCGCCACGACCACTGGGAGCGCCGCGCTCCCGTACTCGCCGAGAAACCCGACGGGCACCGGCAACACCTCATGGATAGCCTGCCTTTTCCGCTCACCGACGGCCAGCAGCAGGTCTTGGCCGAGATCGACCGCGACCTCGCCGAAGCCCATCCCATGAGCCGGCTGCTGCAGGGCGAGGTTGGCTCCGGCAAGACCATCGTGGCGCTTCTGGCGATGCTGCGCGCCGTCGACAACGGCCACCAGTGCGCCATGCTGGTGCCCACCGAGGTGCTCGCCGTCCAGCACGCCCGCTCGCTGACCACCACGATCGCCGCCGCCGGGGTGAGCGCGACGGTGGTAGCACTCACCGGGTCCATGACCACCGCGCGCAAGCGCCAGGTCCTGCTGGATATCGTCTCCGGGCAGGTGGACATCGTCGTGGGCACGCACGCGCTCATCCAGGACACGGTCGACTTCTTCGACCTCGGGATGGTGGTTGTCGACGAGCAGCACCGCTTCGGCGTCGAGCAGCGCGATCAGCTGCGCGACAAGGGCGCAAACGGGCTGACCCCGCACCTTTTGGTCATGACCGCCACCCCGATCCCGCGCACCATCGCCATGACGGTCTTCGGCGATCTCGAGGTCTCCACCTTGAAGCAGCTGCCCGGCGGGCGCCGCCCGATCCAGTCGGCGATCGTGCCGGAGGCCCGCCCGGCGTGGGTCGAACGCGCCTGGGAGCGCATCGCCGAGGAGATCGCCGCCGGCAGGCAGGCCTACGTCGTCTGCCCGCGCATCGAGGGCGACGGGGGAGTAGAAGAGGTCTTCGCCTACCTGTCTACCGAGCGCTTCCCGGATCTCAGCGTCGGGCTTCTGCACGGGCGCCTTCCCGGCGAGGAGAAAGACCGCGTCATGGACGACTTCGCGCGCGGCGGCGTCGACATCCTGGTGTCCACCACGGTCATCGAGGTCGGCGTCGACGTCCCGAACGCCACCGTCATGTACATCCGCGAAGCCGAAAACTTCGGGGTGAGCCAGCTGCACCAGCTGCGCGGGCGCGTCGGTCGCGGCGGCCACGCCTCGCTCTGTTTGCTTCACACGCTTGCCGACGAAGGCAGCCCCGCCCTCGAGCGCGTCGCCGCGGTGGCGGCCACCAGCGACGGCTTCGAACTCGCCAACCTGGATCTCGCCCAACGCCAGGAGGGCGACGTGTTGGGGGTGAGCCAGTCCGGCACGCGCCGCAGCGTGAAGCTGCTCAACCTTCTCGACGACTACGCGCTCATCGAACGCGCCAACGCCGATGCCGCCGAACTGGTGCAGCGCGACCGCGAGCTGGCCATCCACCTGGTCTCGGACATCACGCAGGACGCGCGTGCGTTCCTCGATAAAAGCTAA
- a CDS encoding DAK2 domain-containing protein produces the protein MTTLAPLTGTHLRRWTQRVVAELGDRRSEINALNVFPVPDADTGSNMMHTMEAALAEVDALDPAEAEELAAVVRALATGSIRGARGNSGVVLSQVLRGIDQAVDAGEFTASTFADALAIAVGLVDKAISEPVEGTVVTVLRAATVAAQDARDDGGELTTVVSAAVDAARTALANTPSQLAVLREAGVVDAGGAGLVILLETFYAEVLGSSPDAPDPHSVAPAASEHAQPANLEVMFLFTADENTVSQLESELAEFGDSLTVARGEGEATFHIHSLIAGQVIETAFQRGAVSNLRIEVLPDTPVVHTEKPERLLLALTPPGAVADLYRTAGAEVIEVAGTGSDGEDDPVGAVLSLIRRTRAGEIVLLPNGLLSRRQLVAVDNATHAFEQSITLLPTSRLVSGIAAVGMHTPEEPLATTSYAMSEAAAAMRTATVVRAERAALTAAGPCARGDILVEVLGEIVVVAESVAEAVERAAHRLLESGGEQVTVLTVEPLDGEKLSEALGADVMVFDGTGLTATGLVAEIGVE, from the coding sequence ATGACAACTCTGGCCCCGCTGACCGGTACGCATCTGCGTCGTTGGACGCAGCGCGTGGTCGCCGAACTGGGCGATCGGCGCTCCGAAATCAACGCGCTGAACGTCTTCCCGGTCCCGGACGCGGATACCGGCTCGAACATGATGCACACCATGGAAGCCGCGCTCGCCGAGGTCGATGCCTTGGATCCCGCAGAGGCCGAGGAGCTCGCGGCCGTCGTGCGCGCCCTGGCCACCGGCAGCATCCGCGGTGCCCGCGGCAACTCGGGCGTGGTGTTATCGCAGGTGCTGCGCGGTATTGACCAAGCCGTCGACGCCGGCGAGTTCACCGCGTCGACCTTCGCGGATGCGCTGGCCATCGCGGTGGGGCTCGTCGATAAGGCGATCAGCGAGCCGGTCGAGGGCACCGTCGTCACCGTGTTGCGCGCCGCGACCGTCGCCGCCCAAGACGCGCGTGACGACGGCGGCGAGCTCACCACCGTCGTCTCCGCCGCCGTCGACGCCGCCCGCACGGCGCTGGCGAACACCCCCTCGCAGCTGGCGGTGCTGCGCGAGGCCGGCGTGGTCGACGCCGGAGGAGCTGGCCTGGTCATCTTGCTGGAGACCTTCTACGCCGAGGTGTTAGGCAGCTCCCCCGATGCGCCCGACCCGCACTCGGTGGCCCCCGCCGCCAGCGAGCACGCCCAGCCGGCGAACCTCGAGGTCATGTTCCTCTTCACCGCCGACGAGAACACCGTGTCCCAGCTGGAAAGCGAGCTCGCCGAGTTCGGCGACTCGCTCACCGTGGCCCGCGGCGAGGGCGAGGCCACCTTCCACATCCACTCGCTCATCGCCGGCCAGGTCATCGAAACTGCCTTCCAGCGCGGCGCGGTATCCAACCTGCGCATCGAGGTGCTTCCCGATACGCCTGTCGTCCACACCGAAAAACCCGAGCGCCTGCTGCTCGCCCTGACCCCGCCCGGGGCGGTCGCCGATCTCTACCGCACTGCCGGCGCCGAGGTCATCGAGGTCGCCGGCACCGGCAGTGACGGGGAGGACGACCCCGTCGGCGCGGTGCTCTCGCTCATCCGTCGCACCCGGGCCGGCGAGATCGTGCTGCTGCCGAACGGGCTTCTGAGCCGGCGTCAGCTCGTCGCGGTGGATAACGCCACCCACGCCTTCGAGCAGTCGATCACGCTGCTGCCCACCTCCCGGCTGGTCTCGGGGATCGCGGCCGTCGGCATGCACACCCCGGAAGAACCGCTGGCGACGACGTCCTACGCCATGAGCGAGGCGGCCGCGGCGATGCGCACCGCCACCGTCGTGCGCGCCGAACGCGCCGCTTTGACCGCCGCCGGGCCTTGCGCGCGCGGCGACATCCTAGTCGAGGTGCTCGGCGAGATCGTCGTCGTGGCCGAATCCGTCGCCGAGGCCGTCGAACGCGCCGCGCACCGCCTCTTGGAATCCGGCGGCGAGCAGGTCACGGTGCTCACCGTCGAACCGCTCGACGGCGAAAAGCTCTCCGAGGCCCTAGGTGCCGACGTCATGGTCTTCGACGGCACCGGGCTCACCGCGACCGGGCTGGTCGCCGAGATCGGGGTGGAGTAG
- a CDS encoding D-alanine--D-alanine ligase family protein, giving the protein MTFDTNATENPKIRVAVVYGGRSSEHSISCISAGAVMAHLDRERYEVVPVGITESGVWTVGEDDPEKLRAHGDQLPSVQLRDELALSLNPNREGEITNVSAGRTHAIVDVVFPVLHGPYGEDGTIQGLFELAGVNYVGPGVLSSSAGMDKEYTKKLAAAEGLPITPEKVLRADESLSALDREHLGLPVFVKPARGGSSIGITKVTDAADLDDAIATARRFDDKVIVEAMVHGAEVEVGVLEYPDGRIEASLPAQLNGTEDSDEGFYGFEAKYLDDVVTPSIPAEVGEETIAELQRLAIKTFHALDCKGLARVDFFVTDEGPVLNEINTMPGFTPISMYPQMFAASGVDYETLLDTLINSALRPRG; this is encoded by the coding sequence GTGACTTTCGATACCAACGCCACCGAGAACCCGAAGATCCGCGTCGCCGTCGTCTACGGCGGCCGCAGCAGTGAGCACTCCATTTCGTGCATCTCCGCCGGCGCGGTCATGGCCCACCTCGACCGCGAGCGCTACGAGGTCGTCCCGGTCGGTATCACCGAATCCGGCGTCTGGACGGTCGGGGAGGACGACCCCGAGAAGCTCCGCGCCCACGGCGACCAGCTGCCGAGCGTGCAGCTTCGCGACGAGCTCGCCCTCAGCCTCAACCCCAACCGCGAAGGCGAGATCACCAACGTCAGCGCCGGCCGTACGCACGCGATCGTCGACGTCGTCTTCCCCGTCCTGCACGGCCCCTACGGCGAGGACGGCACCATCCAGGGGCTCTTCGAACTCGCCGGCGTCAACTACGTCGGCCCCGGCGTGCTCTCCTCGTCGGCGGGCATGGACAAGGAGTACACCAAGAAGCTTGCCGCCGCCGAAGGATTGCCGATTACCCCAGAGAAGGTCTTGCGTGCCGACGAATCCCTCTCCGCCTTAGACCGCGAGCATTTGGGGCTCCCGGTGTTCGTGAAGCCGGCGCGCGGCGGGTCGTCGATCGGCATCACCAAGGTCACCGACGCCGCGGATCTCGACGACGCCATCGCCACCGCCCGCCGCTTCGACGACAAAGTCATCGTCGAAGCCATGGTCCACGGTGCCGAGGTGGAGGTCGGAGTCCTCGAATACCCCGACGGACGCATCGAAGCCAGCCTTCCCGCCCAGCTCAACGGCACCGAGGACTCCGACGAGGGTTTCTACGGCTTCGAGGCGAAATACCTCGACGACGTGGTCACCCCCAGCATCCCCGCCGAGGTGGGGGAGGAGACGATCGCCGAGCTCCAGCGCCTGGCGATCAAGACCTTCCACGCCCTCGACTGCAAGGGCCTGGCGCGCGTCGACTTCTTCGTCACCGACGAAGGGCCCGTGCTGAACGAGATCAACACCATGCCCGGGTTCACCCCGATCTCGATGTACCCGCAGATGTTCGCTGCTAGCGGCGTTGACTACGAGACGCTCCTCGACACCCTCATCAACTCAGCGTTGCGACCGCGGGGGTAG
- a CDS encoding NUDIX hydrolase, with translation MSRKSSRKKLHETDKDTGPQLAVTGRYQVIARDPGKKVKRSTLAAGAVLWRGDPSDVSSLEVAIIHRPHYDDWSLAKGKVDPGESLPVTAVREIAEETGYEVRLGKLIGKVRYPVMDRTKVVYYWTGEVLGGEFTPNDEVDEIRWVSFDEAMQLLSYAVDTQVLAKAKKRFQLPATSRILYVRHGRAHRRQNWAGDDNLRPLDKKGRRQAEMLVPLLAAWRPERIYSALPDRCQHTISPLADELNHDITVDERFGDAVYERDPDAARAAIQEVIAEGGTSVICSQGLTIPAMIEDLVSRGRLPINDEIKSKKGSVWVLSFHDGKLTGADYLASPLPVK, from the coding sequence ATGTCGCGAAAGTCGAGCCGGAAGAAGCTGCACGAGACCGACAAGGACACCGGCCCTCAACTGGCGGTTACCGGCCGCTACCAGGTCATTGCGCGTGATCCCGGCAAGAAAGTCAAGCGCTCGACCCTCGCCGCCGGGGCGGTGCTCTGGCGCGGGGACCCCAGTGATGTCTCCTCCCTCGAGGTCGCGATCATCCACCGCCCGCATTACGATGACTGGTCGCTCGCCAAAGGCAAAGTCGATCCCGGCGAGTCGCTGCCGGTCACCGCGGTGCGCGAGATCGCCGAGGAGACTGGCTATGAGGTGCGGCTGGGCAAGCTGATCGGCAAGGTCAGGTACCCGGTGATGGATCGCACGAAGGTGGTCTACTACTGGACGGGCGAGGTGCTCGGCGGCGAGTTTACCCCGAACGACGAGGTCGATGAGATCCGCTGGGTCTCCTTCGATGAGGCCATGCAGCTGTTGAGCTACGCGGTGGATACGCAGGTGCTCGCGAAGGCGAAGAAGCGCTTCCAGCTACCGGCGACCTCGCGCATCCTGTACGTGCGCCACGGGCGCGCACACCGGCGCCAGAACTGGGCGGGCGACGATAACCTGCGCCCGCTGGATAAGAAGGGCCGGCGCCAGGCCGAGATGCTCGTGCCGCTGCTGGCTGCGTGGCGCCCGGAGCGCATCTACTCGGCGCTGCCGGATCGCTGCCAGCACACCATTAGCCCGCTTGCCGACGAGCTCAATCACGACATCACCGTCGACGAGCGCTTCGGCGATGCCGTCTACGAGCGTGATCCGGACGCCGCGCGGGCCGCGATCCAGGAGGTCATCGCCGAAGGCGGCACGTCGGTTATCTGCTCGCAGGGGCTGACGATCCCCGCGATGATCGAGGATCTCGTCTCCCGCGGACGGTTGCCCATCAACGACGAGATCAAGTCGAAGAAGGGCAGCGTGTGGGTCTTGAGCTTCCACGACGGCAAGCTCACCGGGGCTGACTACCTCGCCAGCCCCCTGCCGGTGAAATAA
- a CDS encoding NAD(P)H-dependent glycerol-3-phosphate dehydrogenase: MVDVAVMGAGAWGTTLAKVFADAGNAVSLWARRPELADALNETHRNPDYLPDVTLPEAIVTSTDARECLSGADLAVLAVPSQTLRDNLATWRNYLNGDTTLVSISKGIESDTYLRMSQVIAEVTDVSPERITVLSGPNLAREIAAEQPAATVIACPDENRAKLVQAAAATPYLRPYTNSDVVGVEIGGACKNVIALACGMARGRGLGDNTAATVITRGLAEISRLGEALGADPRTFAGLAGIGDLVATCMSSLSRNRTFGEALGAGRSLEEAKKGTRGQVAEGVISSQSICRLAQANGVDMPITRAVYAVCHEGLEVAETVAKLMGRSKKSE; the protein is encoded by the coding sequence ATGGTCGATGTCGCAGTGATGGGAGCCGGGGCGTGGGGCACCACGCTCGCGAAGGTCTTCGCCGATGCCGGCAACGCGGTAAGTCTGTGGGCCCGCAGGCCAGAGCTTGCCGACGCCCTCAACGAGACCCACCGCAACCCGGATTATCTTCCCGACGTCACGTTGCCCGAGGCCATAGTCACCTCCACGGATGCACGCGAGTGTCTATCCGGCGCCGATCTCGCGGTGCTCGCCGTGCCCAGCCAGACGCTGCGCGACAACCTCGCGACCTGGCGCAACTACCTCAACGGCGATACCACCTTGGTCTCGATCTCCAAGGGCATCGAATCCGATACCTACCTGCGCATGAGCCAGGTCATCGCGGAGGTTACTGACGTCTCTCCGGAGCGCATCACGGTGCTCAGCGGTCCGAACCTGGCCCGCGAGATCGCCGCCGAGCAGCCTGCGGCCACCGTCATCGCCTGCCCGGACGAAAACCGCGCCAAGCTCGTCCAAGCCGCCGCCGCCACGCCCTATCTGCGGCCGTATACCAACTCCGACGTCGTGGGTGTGGAAATCGGTGGTGCCTGCAAGAACGTCATCGCTTTGGCCTGTGGCATGGCCCGCGGACGCGGGCTCGGCGACAACACCGCCGCCACCGTGATCACGCGCGGTCTGGCGGAGATCTCCCGTTTGGGCGAGGCCCTTGGCGCCGACCCGCGCACCTTCGCCGGCCTCGCCGGTATCGGGGATCTGGTGGCCACCTGCATGTCGTCGCTGTCGCGCAACCGCACGTTCGGCGAGGCCCTCGGTGCGGGTCGCAGCCTGGAGGAGGCGAAAAAGGGCACCCGCGGCCAGGTCGCGGAGGGGGTGATCTCCTCGCAGTCGATCTGTCGGCTGGCGCAGGCCAACGGCGTCGATATGCCGATTACCCGCGCGGTCTACGCCGTGTGCCACGAAGGCCTCGAAGTTGCCGAAACAGTGGCGAAGTTGATGGGTCGGTCCAAAAAGTCGGAGTGA
- the leuD gene encoding 3-isopropylmalate dehydratase small subunit, with protein sequence MEKFTTHTGVGVPLRASNVDTDQIIPAVYLKRVSRTGFDDGLFANWRANDDFILNQDAYKNGSVLVAGPDFGTGSSREHAVWALMDYGFRVVLSPRFADIFRGNAGKAGLVAGVMEEADIELIWKYLEQNPGDEITVSLKDRSVSVGGNLYRFEIDDYTAWRLAEGLDDIGLTLRNEDAIADYEAQRPAFKPAVSR encoded by the coding sequence GTGGAGAAGTTCACCACCCATACCGGTGTCGGCGTCCCGCTGCGCGCCTCCAACGTCGATACCGACCAGATCATCCCGGCCGTCTACCTCAAGCGCGTCTCGCGCACGGGTTTCGACGACGGCCTGTTCGCCAACTGGCGTGCCAACGATGATTTCATCTTGAACCAGGACGCCTACAAAAACGGCTCGGTGCTGGTCGCCGGCCCGGATTTCGGCACCGGCTCCTCGCGTGAGCACGCCGTGTGGGCGCTCATGGACTACGGCTTTAGGGTCGTGCTCTCGCCGCGCTTCGCCGACATCTTCCGCGGCAACGCCGGCAAGGCCGGGCTCGTCGCCGGAGTCATGGAGGAGGCCGACATCGAGCTGATCTGGAAGTACCTCGAGCAAAACCCCGGCGACGAGATCACCGTCTCGCTGAAGGACCGCTCTGTGAGCGTCGGCGGCAACCTCTACCGCTTCGAGATCGACGACTACACCGCCTGGCGCCTTGCCGAGGGTCTCGACGACATCGGCCTGACCCTGCGCAACGAGGACGCCATCGCCGACTACGAGGCCCAGCGCCCGGCGTTCAAGCCGGCGGTGTCGCGCTAG
- a CDS encoding DUF3515 domain-containing protein, whose amino-acid sequence MSSTARSSTAVPQFNRTLIYISLGIAVVFIVAVLVGARIISEQAGDQPVAMSDLPAPEADSQECSELISQLPDELLGHDRAEIAEPAPAGAAAWQSSSLERITLRCGIDLPFQYTEYASTHDIDGVEWLRVDDMTPESDMSTWYAVDRSPVVAVTADGRALDGADNPVEDLGGVVGELPEHNHDPHPAPLSELEPAAEDASDACRSLGTELPDILADGWTHATTSQGDTAVWANEGAEPIVVRCGVAPPPNYQPGEQLTQIDDIPWFEDERLVNGSTASYWYALGRETDIAVSVPQSAASEALPALGSAITAATEEQ is encoded by the coding sequence ATGAGTTCGACTGCCAGGAGTTCGACTGCTGTTCCTCAATTTAACCGCACGCTGATCTACATCAGCCTCGGGATAGCGGTTGTGTTCATCGTGGCAGTACTCGTCGGTGCTCGCATCATCTCCGAGCAGGCGGGCGACCAGCCCGTCGCCATGAGCGACCTACCCGCCCCGGAAGCCGACTCCCAGGAATGCAGCGAGCTTATCTCTCAGCTTCCCGACGAGCTGCTCGGCCATGACCGCGCCGAGATCGCCGAGCCCGCCCCCGCCGGCGCCGCCGCCTGGCAGAGCAGCTCGCTCGAGCGCATCACCCTGCGCTGCGGCATCGACCTGCCATTCCAGTACACGGAGTACGCCTCCACACACGACATCGACGGGGTGGAGTGGTTGCGTGTCGACGACATGACCCCCGAATCCGACATGTCCACCTGGTACGCGGTCGACCGCTCCCCCGTCGTCGCCGTCACCGCTGATGGGCGAGCGCTCGACGGCGCGGACAACCCAGTCGAGGATCTCGGTGGGGTCGTCGGCGAGCTGCCCGAGCACAACCACGACCCGCACCCCGCGCCGCTGAGCGAACTGGAGCCAGCTGCTGAGGATGCGTCGGATGCATGTCGGTCCTTGGGCACCGAGCTTCCCGACATCCTCGCCGACGGCTGGACCCACGCCACCACCTCCCAAGGTGATACCGCCGTATGGGCCAACGAAGGTGCCGAACCGATCGTCGTGCGCTGCGGTGTCGCTCCCCCGCCGAACTACCAGCCCGGCGAGCAGCTCACCCAGATCGACGACATCCCCTGGTTCGAAGACGAACGCCTCGTCAACGGATCCACCGCGTCCTACTGGTACGCGCTCGGCCGGGAGACCGACATCGCGGTGAGCGTGCCACAGTCGGCCGCCTCGGAGGCGTTGCCGGCCTTAGGCAGCGCTATCACCGCGGCGACCGAGGAGCAGTAG
- a CDS encoding uracil-DNA glycosylase: protein MALPVHETWQPVLAEVEDTIHKLGDFLRAEPAFLPAGKDILRAFQDPFDDVKVLIVGQDPYPTPGHPMGLSFSTQPGVAPPRSLVNIYRELQDDLGIPPRDDGDLTGWSTQGVLLLNRVLTVRPGNPASHRNRGWEKVTEVAIRALAQRGLPLVAILWGRDAQTAARFLGDTPRIESPHPSPLSANKGFFGSRPFSRANEALKAQGGEPVDWSSLR from the coding sequence ATGGCACTTCCGGTACACGAGACCTGGCAGCCCGTACTCGCCGAGGTCGAAGACACCATCCACAAACTCGGCGACTTCCTCCGCGCCGAGCCCGCCTTCTTACCGGCCGGCAAGGACATCCTGCGCGCCTTCCAGGACCCCTTCGACGACGTCAAGGTCTTAATCGTCGGCCAGGATCCCTATCCCACCCCGGGCCATCCGATGGGCTTGAGCTTTTCCACCCAGCCGGGGGTGGCCCCGCCGCGCTCCCTGGTGAACATCTACCGCGAGCTCCAAGATGACCTCGGCATCCCTCCGCGTGACGACGGCGACCTCACCGGCTGGTCCACCCAGGGCGTGCTCCTGCTCAACCGGGTGCTCACCGTGCGCCCGGGCAACCCGGCGTCGCATCGCAACCGGGGCTGGGAGAAGGTCACGGAGGTCGCGATCCGGGCGCTAGCTCAGCGTGGTCTTCCGCTCGTGGCCATCCTGTGGGGCCGCGACGCCCAAACCGCCGCCCGCTTTTTGGGCGATACCCCGCGCATCGAATCCCCGCACCCTTCGCCGCTGTCTGCCAATAAGGGCTTCTTCGGCTCGCGGCCCTTCTCCCGAGCCAATGAGGCGCTGAAGGCACAGGGAGGCGAACCCGTCGACTGGTCTTCACTAAGATAG